In a genomic window of Synechococcales cyanobacterium T60_A2020_003:
- a CDS encoding glycoside hydrolase family 104 protein, whose amino-acid sequence MDTLFHDDETKVHPKSGLVINGLSLEKQAFLMTIAQAEGATYTTMYGGSQFTDFSKHPHQCIPINLPGYEGMCSDAAGKYQFLSSTWALLGLPDFSPANQDRGAVMLIQETNAFNLLEQGDIAGAFCAVGAIWASLPCNAYGQNPKSLGLRVAMYGDNLQHLK is encoded by the coding sequence ATGGATACGCTATTTCATGATGACGAGACGAAGGTGCATCCTAAAAGTGGCTTAGTCATCAACGGTCTCTCCCTTGAGAAACAAGCGTTTTTAATGACCATTGCCCAGGCAGAAGGCGCAACCTACACGACAATGTACGGGGGGAGTCAATTCACCGATTTTTCAAAGCACCCTCACCAATGTATCCCGATCAATCTGCCTGGATACGAGGGTATGTGCTCCGATGCGGCAGGCAAGTACCAATTCCTTAGCTCTACTTGGGCACTGCTTGGCCTACCTGACTTTAGCCCTGCCAATCAAGATCGCGGAGCTGTCATGCTGATTCAAGAGACAAACGCCTTCAACCTGCTGGAGCAAGGTGACATCGCAGGTGCGTTCTGCGCTGTGGGTGCAATTTGGGCGTCTTTACCCTGCAATGCCTACGGACAAAATCCAAAGTCCCTAGGGCTGCGGGTTGCAATGTATGGAGACAATTTGCAGCACCTCAAGTAA